In the genome of Pristis pectinata isolate sPriPec2 chromosome 10, sPriPec2.1.pri, whole genome shotgun sequence, one region contains:
- the LOC127575467 gene encoding sterile alpha motif domain-containing protein 12-like isoform X1, with protein sequence MSHNNTSKSCQIKTEQLHEYSLQTLPLSYSEAQLELEECKIRVVKNTEMANKPVSLWTVDEVCEWIKSHDLSHNSGFVEAIYWHAISGRALLRLTAGKLEQMGIDEESQRHSLLQEILRLRIQNDVESLTPIFEETLGT encoded by the exons ATGTCCCATAACAACACTTCTAAGTCGTGTCAGATAAAAACAGAGCAACTTCATGAATACAGTTTACAG ACTTTGCCTCTTAGTTATTCTGAGGCTCAGCTTGAACTGGAAGAATGTAAGATTCGAGTAGTGAAAAATACAGAAATGGCAAATAAACCTGTTTCCTTGTGGACAGTGGATGAGGTGTGTGAGTGGATTAAAAGTCACGACCTAAGTCACAACTCTGGTTTTGTAGAAGCAATTTACTGGCATGCTATCTCAG GACGTGCTTTGTTGAGACTCACTGCAGGAAAGTTGGAACAAATGGGCATTGACGAGGAGAGCCAACGTCATTCACTGCTTCAGGAAATACTGCGATTGCGTATTCAAAATGATGTAGAAAGTCTTACTCCCATCTTTGAAG AAACACTTGGCACTTGA
- the LOC127575467 gene encoding sterile alpha motif domain-containing protein 12-like isoform X2 yields MSHNNTSKSCQIKTEQLHEYSLQTLPLSYSEAQLELEECKIRVVKNTEMANKPVSLWTVDEVCEWIKSHDLSHNSGFVEAIYWHAISGRALLRLTAGKLEQMGIDEESQRHSLLQEILRLRIQNDVESLTPIFEGVA; encoded by the exons ATGTCCCATAACAACACTTCTAAGTCGTGTCAGATAAAAACAGAGCAACTTCATGAATACAGTTTACAG ACTTTGCCTCTTAGTTATTCTGAGGCTCAGCTTGAACTGGAAGAATGTAAGATTCGAGTAGTGAAAAATACAGAAATGGCAAATAAACCTGTTTCCTTGTGGACAGTGGATGAGGTGTGTGAGTGGATTAAAAGTCACGACCTAAGTCACAACTCTGGTTTTGTAGAAGCAATTTACTGGCATGCTATCTCAG GACGTGCTTTGTTGAGACTCACTGCAGGAAAGTTGGAACAAATGGGCATTGACGAGGAGAGCCAACGTCATTCACTGCTTCAGGAAATACTGCGATTGCGTATTCAAAATGATGTAGAAAGTCTTACTCCCATCTTTGAAG gtgttgcctga
- the LOC127575467 gene encoding sterile alpha motif domain-containing protein 12-like isoform X3 — protein MSHNNTSKSCQIKTEQLHEYSLQTLPLSYSEAQLELEECKIRVVKNTEMANKPVSLWTVDEVCEWIKSHDLSHNSGFVEAIYWHAISGRALLRLTAGKLEQMGIDEESQRHSLLQEILRLRIQNDVESLTPIFED, from the exons ATGTCCCATAACAACACTTCTAAGTCGTGTCAGATAAAAACAGAGCAACTTCATGAATACAGTTTACAG ACTTTGCCTCTTAGTTATTCTGAGGCTCAGCTTGAACTGGAAGAATGTAAGATTCGAGTAGTGAAAAATACAGAAATGGCAAATAAACCTGTTTCCTTGTGGACAGTGGATGAGGTGTGTGAGTGGATTAAAAGTCACGACCTAAGTCACAACTCTGGTTTTGTAGAAGCAATTTACTGGCATGCTATCTCAG GACGTGCTTTGTTGAGACTCACTGCAGGAAAGTTGGAACAAATGGGCATTGACGAGGAGAGCCAACGTCATTCACTGCTTCAGGAAATACTGCGATTGCGTATTCAAAATGATGTAGAAAGTCTTACTCCCATCTTTGAAG